ATTCGTCCTTTCCATGAGAAATGACAAAGAATTGAAAGAACAAGTTGCCATCCGGTACTTATTGCTAGAAGGCACATTAATAAACAATGAAGAAAAAGCCCGAATGGCACTTATAAACATCGTACACACAAATAATAGAAAAAGGATTCGTTGGATTGCAGCAGCTTGCATCATTCTTTTGTTGGGAATGGGAGGATGGTTTGGTAACCAGCCTATGCATAGTCCGCAAGAGCTTTACTTAATCTATCATTCTATACCCGCGATCGAACGTGCACGCGGCGGCAATGAGTTGACTGAAAAAAACGCTGTCACGAATGTACAATTGACCGAATGGTACGAACAAGGCAAATATAAAGATATTGCCGACTGGTATAATCGTAACCGACAAGAAAATACTATTGACGCGCTACCCGATTACACCTCATTATTTATAGCTGTCGCCTTGTTGGAACAAGAGAATGCAGGGGATGCAACAACTATTCTTTTGCAGATAAAAAGCACCGATTATCGAGAAGAAACGGAATGGTTATTGCTTTGCTGTTATTTGAAGACCAATCAACGAGAAGAAGCAGAGGAACTTGCAAATAAAATACAAACAGAGAAAGGCATATTTGCCAATGCAGCCGGGCGAATAAAAACTGACTTGAAAAAGAAAAGATGGTTTTAATCAAACGTTTTGTCGGAAGCTTATGCTTCCTGGCAATTACTTACAATGCAACTGCACAAAAGTCTATATGGAGCGAACCTCTAATAAAAGAAGGGGTGGAACGTATCCAACGATTGGAAAAAACATCCAATGACAGCTTATTGTATGCGCGTGAGTTGTTCTCGCTTGCTCAATATTGTCAACGTAGAAATATGTATAAGCAAGGAGAAGAGTTATCTCAATTATCTATTCAGATATTAGAAGCTAAATTAGCAACAACACAACAGGAAACTGAAAACATACATTTATATAAAGATTTAATAAATATATACACATTTGTAGGAAATAACAAACTAGGACATAAGAGGGACGTGATTCCCAGTGGAATGATTGAATCAGTTTCAGCCGTGAACTATACTCAATCAATAGTCATAAGAGCCTTAGAATTAACACAAAAAGGAATTGAGACCGGAAACAAGTCTTTACTAAAAGAAGCTGAAGATTTGTACGCGAGTATATCTGACAACTGGGATAGAGCAAGTCTCTACTGCTGGGAAACCGGGAATTTCAAAGAAGCCATTTATTATCTAACCCAGGCACTGAAATCTAAAAGAAGCGAAAAAGAGCGTACATTGATTGAAAACAGATTGAAAGCGTTGACTTTATTAGCAGATTCTTCTTCAACAGGAGATCAGTATCTGAAAATTGCCGAGCAAATGTATCACCCGATATCCCTTGCAGAAATTTTATATAACCAAAGGTTACCGGATTATTTTAAGATGTTCAGGAGTTCTGCACACAAATATGAAATGGAAGGAAATCTCCAAAAAACGTCTGATGTTTATCATCGAATACTGGAATTGCTTACATCGAATATAGAAAAGGATTTGCCCTATTTACTACCGGCTGAACGTAGTAATTTGTGGGATATTTTAAAACCTTGTTACGAAGAAATGGAATTCTTTATGTGCGACAATATGATATGCGGGACATGGGAAGAAATATCGGAACTGCTTTATGAGAGCCAACTACTGAAAAAGGAACTATTTACAACCGTATCCTATAAGCTTCAAGAAACGATATCCACAGTACAAGATAGTTATGCGTTTCAACTGCAACAGCAGATAGAAAAATTACGTTTCAGTGAAAAGGCTTTCAGAAATCCTTCGCAGAATAATTATATTCAGAAATTAGAAAACGAAATCACGGTGCGTAATATGGAATATGTATTAACTGATTATCTGAAAAAGAAATATCCGGCTAAATACTCATGGCATCACGAATGGAGAGAAATAGCAGCTTCACTTTCACCGAAAGAAGCGGTAGTCGACATTGTCAGTTTACCTGTATCCTATAATTTTATTGATAGAATATATATAGCTATTGCATTTACCGCCAAAGATACACTTCCTCAGTTAATCCCTCTGACCACAAAATCAAGTTTGCACCAATTGTTTGTTCATAATAAACTGTATTCCCGATTATGGCAACCGATTGAAAAAGTAATATCAGGATGCGAACATATTTATCTGTCATTAGATGGTGATTTAAGTCAAATACCCTTTGCCGACTTACATAATGGACGACAGTATATCTCCGAAAAATATATTCTTCATCATTTATTATACACCGGAGATATTCCTTTCATAAAATCGCAGAGAGATAATCTGGTGCATAAACACAGAGATATTTTCTTTTTTGGTGGAGCAAAATTCAATATACAGCCCGAAGATGATAACCGGAAAAAATTGCGTGGACAAGGATTTGCCTATTTGCCAGGTACAGTAGAAGAAATCAATAGTATAAGCCAGCTCCTTTCCAACCAATGGAGAATCCACAAATATATTGGAGAAAAGGCCAATGAATCTTCATTCAAGCAACTCTCCAATCAATCTTTGTCAGGAGCTGTTCTACATGTGGCAACTCATGGTTTCCATCTAGAATACAATGATTCGATACAAAGTACCGCCATACATCATAATGGAGAAAGCGGATATAAAGACCCTCTTATGCGCACAGGCTTTATTTTAACCGGTGCTAATAAAAACTGGATTGAAGAGCTTCCCTTAAATGACGAAAATGACGGAATACTTACAGCACTGGAAATCTCATCTATGAATCTGCCAGGTATTGATCTTGCTGTTCTTTCTACTTGCCATTCCGCACAAGGAGAAATTCGTGATGGCGAGGGGAATTTTGGGTTGCAACGTGCTTTCCGCTTGGCAGGGGTACGTTCTATGATTATTAGCCTGTCGGAAATACCGGATAAAGAAACAGTAGAGTTTATGACCGGATTTTATCGGTATTGGCAGCAAGGGATGAGCAAATCAGAGGCTTTCACGAAAATACAACGAGAAATGATTGGTAAATACAGGTATGAGCCTCAAAAATGGGCTGGCTTTATATTAGTTGAATAAGGATCATCTGTTCAATAGCCCTTTTATAGATAATAATATCAAAAAGGGCTATTCTTAATCACTTATGGACTTTCATCTATATCAAATTGATTATCGTAAAGGTATGTGATAATAAATCCTCTCACTATATCCGATTCCTTCAGAAGTTATCATATAAATGCATGCATAATAGTTGTTAGGATATGTACCGCTAAGGGAAAAAGTAAATGAACTGCTGTAATGGTCGATTATAATTTTGTCTTCACAGTTCTTTATATTCGGAATTACATTCTTATTGTAATCTGTTGCAAGTATTCTGCAATAACCGACTTCTTTTACATCCCCTCCGCCAATATCAATTTTCACTCGAC
The DNA window shown above is from Bacteroides faecium and carries:
- a CDS encoding CHAT domain-containing protein; translated protein: MVLIKRFVGSLCFLAITYNATAQKSIWSEPLIKEGVERIQRLEKTSNDSLLYARELFSLAQYCQRRNMYKQGEELSQLSIQILEAKLATTQQETENIHLYKDLINIYTFVGNNKLGHKRDVIPSGMIESVSAVNYTQSIVIRALELTQKGIETGNKSLLKEAEDLYASISDNWDRASLYCWETGNFKEAIYYLTQALKSKRSEKERTLIENRLKALTLLADSSSTGDQYLKIAEQMYHPISLAEILYNQRLPDYFKMFRSSAHKYEMEGNLQKTSDVYHRILELLTSNIEKDLPYLLPAERSNLWDILKPCYEEMEFFMCDNMICGTWEEISELLYESQLLKKELFTTVSYKLQETISTVQDSYAFQLQQQIEKLRFSEKAFRNPSQNNYIQKLENEITVRNMEYVLTDYLKKKYPAKYSWHHEWREIAASLSPKEAVVDIVSLPVSYNFIDRIYIAIAFTAKDTLPQLIPLTTKSSLHQLFVHNKLYSRLWQPIEKVISGCEHIYLSLDGDLSQIPFADLHNGRQYISEKYILHHLLYTGDIPFIKSQRDNLVHKHRDIFFFGGAKFNIQPEDDNRKKLRGQGFAYLPGTVEEINSISQLLSNQWRIHKYIGEKANESSFKQLSNQSLSGAVLHVATHGFHLEYNDSIQSTAIHHNGESGYKDPLMRTGFILTGANKNWIEELPLNDENDGILTALEISSMNLPGIDLAVLSTCHSAQGEIRDGEGNFGLQRAFRLAGVRSMIISLSEIPDKETVEFMTGFYRYWQQGMSKSEAFTKIQREMIGKYRYEPQKWAGFILVE